In Carya illinoinensis cultivar Pawnee chromosome 10, C.illinoinensisPawnee_v1, whole genome shotgun sequence, one DNA window encodes the following:
- the LOC122279325 gene encoding uncharacterized protein LOC122279325 isoform X1: MFSKHIWCVHQRLSHCPPSARRPVAVQSLNTTPSSTSAFCCRTLARSSTRTIPQHRAPISDILAAAELLTTLKSHMQSNYTNKKSRDQPVASLGSSCYINRLGSLVDISVGMTLKYHHIAKKLSNDYCTQLID, translated from the exons ATGTTTTCAAAACACATTTGGTGTGTTCATCAGAGACTCTCCCATTGCCCTCCCTCCGCTCGACGTCCCGTTGCCGTCCAGTCACTGAACACCACTCCCTCCTCCACAAGCGCCTTTTGTTGCCGAACATTGGCTCGCTCCTCCACGAGGACCATCCCGCAGCATAGAGCTCCCATAAGTGACATTCTCGCGGCAGCTGAGCTTCTAACCACCCTGAAATCCCATATG CAGAGTAATTATACGAACAAGAAAAGCAGAGACCAACCAGTTGCTTCATTAGGGTCTTCTTGTTATATTAATAG GTTGGGAAGTCTTGTAGATATTTCTGTTGGTATGACCCTGAAATACCATCATATTGCCAAAAAACTATCAAACGATTATTGCACTCAATTGATAGATTAA
- the LOC122279325 gene encoding uncharacterized protein LOC122279325 isoform X2, with the protein MFSKHIWCVHQRLSHCPPSARRPVAVQSLNTTPSSTSAFCCRTLARSSTRTIPQHRAPISDILAAAELLTTLKSHMSNYTNKKSRDQPVASLGSSCYINRLGSLVDISVGMTLKYHHIAKKLSNDYCTQLID; encoded by the exons ATGTTTTCAAAACACATTTGGTGTGTTCATCAGAGACTCTCCCATTGCCCTCCCTCCGCTCGACGTCCCGTTGCCGTCCAGTCACTGAACACCACTCCCTCCTCCACAAGCGCCTTTTGTTGCCGAACATTGGCTCGCTCCTCCACGAGGACCATCCCGCAGCATAGAGCTCCCATAAGTGACATTCTCGCGGCAGCTGAGCTTCTAACCACCCTGAAATCCCATATG AGTAATTATACGAACAAGAAAAGCAGAGACCAACCAGTTGCTTCATTAGGGTCTTCTTGTTATATTAATAG GTTGGGAAGTCTTGTAGATATTTCTGTTGGTATGACCCTGAAATACCATCATATTGCCAAAAAACTATCAAACGATTATTGCACTCAATTGATAGATTAA